In Triticum dicoccoides isolate Atlit2015 ecotype Zavitan unplaced genomic scaffold, WEW_v2.0 scaffold17429, whole genome shotgun sequence, the sequence TGCTTctccgtggtgttgatggagcttatGAAGATGTCTACCTTAGACTTTCTTTCGTTTTCGCTTGTTATgaactatgtttgcttattataagaCTATGTACTTGACTAGCCTATGGCTAGAGTCTATTTGCTTTCTAGATCATGCGGTGTAATAAAGGAAACATTTGTGTATGATACACCATCATCACCGTGTATGCCGATGTTTCGATCCAGCGATTGGCATAGAAATACACAAAGACCGTATGCTTGAAAAGGTGGGTCGTAACACCCCATGTCAAATTTTTCGGTATTATTTTTTGGCCTTGtttataataaaaattacatcaaggtCCGTTGACAACCAAATGACCATTAGTTCCGCCAATACGGGTAACCGATGAGCAGTCGCCATGAGTACCTTACCTGAGTCTGTCATGATCTTGCCGATGACAGTCGGAAAGTCTTTGTGCATGTCTCCCTAAGGACAGGTGCCCAATAACTGTAGTCGTCCCCATTGATCTGAAGCACTTTCCACTAAAACTTACTATCTTCCATGCACAGTAAGAAACTCTAACGTCGCCGCTCCAATAAGATGGTAGGAATCTACACCAGAGCTGCATAAACACCGTCCCTACGTACGAGCTCGAGTAGGATCAGAGTCCAGACGACCACATCAAAGACGAATTGCCGCCAACTGGACCCACGCCGCCCCTGCAAGGACTAAAAATAGCCTAACCAAAACTACTAGCCAGACCGAGCCACCGTGACCGTGACTCCCCCTCTCAGTCGTCCGTCGTCGAATCAGCTAGAAGAAGGGAGGCGAGTCCACGGGCTAGTCGGCGGAGCATAGAGGGGATGAAtattaattgtggaaatcaatcgATAAAGAGGTCGGTGGTTATCCTCCTTTTGAAGAAAAATattactccctctgatccaaaataagtgtcgtggttttcgTTCAGTCTGAACTTAAACCACGACACTTGTTTTGGATCAGAGTGAGTAATATAAGTAGGTGTTTATTCCTGCAAGAAACACAAATTGGAAATGCTCAATTTGTATGGTGCAATCAATGCAAACATGTACTACGtccattcctaaatatatgactttgtagagatttcaacagAGACTAcaacggagtaaaatgagtgaatttacacttcaaagtatgtctatatacacccgtatgtagtctgtattgaaatatctaaaaaaatCTTATATTTAGAAAAGGAGGGAGTACTTGTATACCGCTACATACTACTATATATCAGTGCATATGTTTATATGTCATCACACGCACCATGTGTTTACCTTTAAGAATTAATGCTGACTAGTCTAGGACATGGTATGCAGGGTTGGATTCCCATTCCTCAACATCCAGGCCAACACGAGGTCTACACCTACATAGCTAGGATATTCTGAGGTATTACGAATGTTCCTGCTACAGGAACCTCATCTGGGACACACTGCTATCTCAATTTGCTCACATAATCTAGTCTAAGCATCACACTGAATGGCATCGTAGTCTTAGAGTCAATTTCAGATAGGGATGCGAATAGTAACAACTCGTCAAATCTAGGCTGAGATTGATCgatcactcttgtatgggttgatgTACGACCTCTCATCTCATAGAGATTTTACATCCTcacgttttttttttttgaaacggagacaaaagttttgcctcatcgattaattaagaagaagagaattgcccagttaatttaaGGAAAATCGGGCGAAAACCTACACAAATAGAGCACGGACTAACTACTCACATGGCAAGAAATCCTCTAACCACACAGTCGGCCCTTGCCAAACTATTCGAATGCATAGCATCCACAAACCCTGACACTACTACTACGCCAAGTGAATCCCAACAAAAACACCACAACACAAGACATCATGCACCTCCCAATCCAATAGGACAAGCCGAGAGACCAAAGATCATCCATCAAGCAACCAGAGACGCCTTGCCTATGACGTCACTCTTGCCTTTGCCCATCTTCTTTTGTTTGCCCCTTATTGGCGTTCCTGTCAGGAGGCAAGCAATCGACCTGCCCAAACCAGGTCTAGCAACCTCCACGCTAGCGAGCAAGTCACAAAGTTTCTTCGCGAAGAGAGCATTTGAATTTGGAGTTGGAGTAGGTGCCAACACACTTGGCTCAATGGCCATGTCACTCACGGGCATCACCTGCTCGATGGTCGCAGATGAGGGAAGGGCAACAACATCTGAAACTCCGCGCTCGATGACTAACGCCTGACACCCAATGGACTTGGGTGAGCGAGAGATCGCACCGTCCAAATCACTACTCTCCTCAGCATCAACTATCTGGCTCGACTCCGGGGGTGATGTCCTCACCTTTTGATATGGTTGTCCAACACCCCAGCCCAACGAACACCGCCTCAGTCATCATATGACCCAGTCAGAGCATCTACGGGCGGCCTCAAGGCCATGCTTCGATCTTAGAGACATGCGTGCTTTGTCCTCTAAATTTTTTTGAGGGATGTGTTTAATTTATGGAACATTAATTAAACTTCTTGATACATATCAGACTAATATAATTGGTGGTTTCGGTTTGCATTTCGGCTAGAGGACCGAAATTTCCAATTAAATTTGACTAAGATCCAAGCAATTTtaaaaacaaaattaaaaaatatatagaacatagtatttgaatttgtgtgtactCCTGAAATAGCAGAAATTATTTGACCAATACACAATTATTTCAGTATCTACTGAAATTGATGAAATTTCATCAAAATGACACCACTGAAAGCGACAACCATGGACCCAGGTTAACTGAACCGGGTTGGGTGACTATAGCTAGTCTCAAGGCTGCAAAGAAAGGGGATTTCCCATGGCCAATGCACCCCAACTCTGCTTCTTTGGATGCCGCCACGACGAATGTGGCGGCAAGACAAAACCTCACTTGGTATCCACGGACAATGAATTTATAGTGACGAAAAAGGGTTTTCCCCGGAGAGAAAGTAGATGCAGTCATATAGGATACATGGTACGGGAGAGGAGAAGCGATAGGCCGAGAAAACATATTTTCAATAAGGGAAATGCGGATACACACAAAGCATTATCATATTGCTGGATCGATCGGTCCTATAGGTCTGATGTAATTTAAGAGGCGTTGGTGCGTTCATATTCTAATTGGCACACatagggggcataggtttagtaggTCCCAGAAAATCAAATGTCACTAAAGAGCCATTTCTGCCAATCAAACCAAAGAATAACATGCCTTTCAGGAGGAGACTGGAGGCAGCAACACAGCCAATCGTGGAACGATGGCATCTATtacctctactcctaatgtctcagtacgTAAGTCGTTCGTTCGTTTCGTTCGTTTCCAGCCTTCCAACGATCTCCCCCCACCAGGCGATCTCCCTCCCACCGATTTTTTCCTCCCTCCAAAAACCAAGACCGGTTTTCATTCATGCATCACCAGAACCACACGCCCCATGCCTAGAAAAACCAAATGGACCATTCCATCCTTCCATCGATCCCACCCTTCCATATAAAACACTAATCGTTCCATCCTTCCCTTCCATATACCAGAGGGATCAAATCATATCGAATATTTTTATAACAAAAAGCTTCCATAAACACCAATCTTTCCATCCTCCCCTCCCACGATTCTTTCCATACAGATGCTCCCTCCCGCATTCGTTTATTTCCTTCCAATTATACCAGGATTTTTTTCCAGCTTCTGTTCCTCAGAAAATTTCTCACGATCAAGGCCCCTGCCCTTCCTTATCTACCCAGAAATCTCGTGCCCCTCTCCCAGGTCAGGTTCCGGAGCCGGGTCGTCGCCGCGGAGTACGTCGATGCGGAGCCGGAGGGCGCGGCGGACCGGTGGGAGAGGTGGAACGGCAACGGCGAGGCCTTCGGCGACGGCTCGGGCGTGTGGCGCCTCACTGTGGGCGACCGCGGCGCCGGCGAGCAGGAGCCGGAGACGGAGGAGGTGCATGAGTCCGACTTCCTGATCCTCTGCATCGGCAGTTTCAGCGGCGTGCCCAACATCCCAGCGGTGTCCCCAGGCCCGGAGGCGTTCCGCGGGCGGGTGCTCCACTGCATGCAGCTCTCCCACATGGCCGACGAGGACGCCGCCGTGCTGGTTAAGGGGAAGCGCATCACCGTCGTGGGGTTCGGCAAGTCAGCCTTCGAGATCGCCGCCGAATGCGCCGACGCCAATGGCGCGGGGACGCCGTGCACGATGCTGTGCCAGAACCCTCATTGGCTGCTACCATCGGGTACCTCTACATGAACCAAAGAACGCATTTTATTCTAACTGTTAGTCTGCTATATCCACGAGCTCACTGACGCCAGACCAGCAAGCAGCCCAGATTGAACGGCACTGAGCTCCAAATTCAACCGATTATATAATGCGCCACCCCCACATGATCCGCTACCATATCAATGATTGTGTATCTGTATTTATTTATCTACAAATCGTTGTACCGTTGTGCTTTTGTTAAGCAGATACATGCATGGCAGGGGGAAGTTGAGCGAGCATGGCAAAGCCAAAGATATCTTCCTTGGAGCTACCATTTAATTCATAAGATGTCAAGTAATAGCTTGAAGTTTAGGTGATAAAAATGCTAATATGATGATCAGGTCAGG encodes:
- the LOC119344582 gene encoding uncharacterized protein LOC119344582 is translated as MASITSTPNVSVHAPSRIRLFPSNYTRIFFQLLFLRKFLTIKAPALPYLPRNLVPLSQVRFRSRVVAAEYVDAEPEGAADRWERWNGNGEAFGDGSGVWRLTVGDRGAGEQEPETEEVHESDFLILCIGSFSGVPNIPAVSPGPEAFRGRVLHCMQLSHMADEDAAVLVKGKRITVVGFGKSAFEIAAECADANGAGTPCTMLCQNPHWLLPSGQVTCLSFSISLIAGLIGWNSHTWIEGFVIYLLMVFLYARKKVDGAPRNMIRKGSDERGEKSRVKDEMEGKRDKDMVNGVS